In the genome of Parasteatoda tepidariorum isolate YZ-2023 chromosome 10, CAS_Ptep_4.0, whole genome shotgun sequence, the window AGATTGAATACAGTTAAacgatgattttaaataattctgaagtatgatatttttcatgtaCTGACAAAAAAATGGTTAGACATTGCTGAAAATCTTCAgctattcttttttatcatgttaTCATGTTTTGTTGAAAGCAAAGTTGATATTTTGATACAGAGCGAAGGTGATGACACAGAGTGAAAGTCCCAAAAATTGTAAGTGCGCCAAAACATCGATAAAGCGCGCCTAAGGGTGAGCTTGGCGAAGTTCCCTCTTTCATTGGTGGTTGCATTATTTTAGGAATTAGTAGAGCTGCCGCCTTGGAGTAGAAAAGTTGAAAAGTACGCATAACGCTCCGGTGAGTGATCTTTGTTTCTCCGCCACTTGTTTAGtcttaatttatatcaattgtAATCAAGAATtatcaatcattaaaatttcaattaacgtTAACTATGTGTTATCaatctttaatttatatgataCGTATTAGTGATgtatcaatttttattgatatcattaattattagtttaaaaaaatatcatgtcaTGATTGTaccttaaaataacttaaatacttttaatttataggttaaattattattaaaccttttgtttaaaataaagagcaacaaaaaaaagggatTAAACCGGAAAAACCCCATCTTTTCAAACTCAGGTtacttttaaatgcaattttttaactcaaataaaaCACAGAGTGTGGGTAAGGTTATCTTACGCGGAAAAGATTTAAGGTACTACTAGTTTACTTCCTCTATTCATCCCAGTTcctatattattgtttttattttaataaaatgcatgactaaaaattagaattattttagagCTACTctactactattattaaaaaatatttaactggttgaaaagaaattgcaagaataggaaaagaagaaaatgttacttttttgcCTGTCTAATAATTACgcgcttattatttttattttttttttaacattttctcaattgcagcttctttttttttttaataacttgcaTTAAAAGCCTTGTTTTTAAGAGGGACACCAGAGTTCCAGAatgagaaaaatctttaaaaaatatattctttggcttttaagatattaaaagaaTTCACATTTTAATGAACCGTGTTGCAATCGGAGTTTTCCTTAAcgagttataaaattatgaatttataaaggTCCATACATCAATATATAGGCTGACACAGTTGCTTTTtctcgttttaattttttttcagcattctCAAAACTTAAGAAAGTTCTTTGCgcactaatttttgttttattgttataaaaaaaaatttcagatactCTTTGATGCgtcttgtttaatttaaaatacatttgtttaacttaataccttaattttatgtattaataagCGTTTTTATCGAAGAAATTTCtagtgacaaaataaaaattttatgctttggtacgatatatttatttttatacggTTACCATAaccacttaaatttatttaaataactgtaaacAACATTCTGTTAAATTTGACATTaacattctgttaaaattttgaaattatcgaataaaaattgcacttttttgttCGCAATGTCTTGCGTCCCCTTAAAAGAAAgtacgtaatttttaaaactttttaaactaactaacaaattatatttttaataacttttcaaataagcctttataatttacataaaaaacattaaattgaacAGTTCTTGGCctcagttttctttaaaaattaacaaaatttaaatatctaaatattaattattttttattttcttaaattaatttctcaaaagtGAACTTTGATATAGTTTAATGCCAGGCGCCTTATTTCTTTGCAACCACCAAATAAGAggtcaaatttaaatatatacgttattttaaattaaattgctttgaaaAGAACActctttctttcaaaacatatgttcttacattttttctcaattttttcaagaaaagttactctttttctgtattttattcaaGTGTGTAtgattatttatagaaataaatattcctaTAAAAATGAATAGCTTCCAATATGCATTCTATTATTAATACTGGGGAAAATGCTGccactaaaaatgttttcaaaacgtTTAGAAACATACTGCTATTTCAGCGGCAAATTGCTATGATTTTAGTAGCATCCTTACAAATGCACCCGATTTCAAAAGAACTTAAGTATGATTAATCCTTACACCCATTATCTTCTAACAATTCAAGCCTtatcttcttttatttgaagtaaCGTATTGATAAGATAATTAGAGACAgtgttattgatattttttttaattttttatagcatttgttTCCTCCCTTCGCATTTCTAATGTATCCTTCATTTCAAATCTATTATTAGTAGCTGCATCTAAACTTCGCTGTTTTGTATCTCAACAGACTTGTCAAGATGAATGAAAAGTTTTCCAAACGATATGAAGGTGAATGGAAAATATCAACACCTGCTCATCCCTCTGTATTCCAGAACATTGTTACCCCAACTTTTTCGCCTCTGCCTGATGatagtataaaatttcattttgaagctttttatcAACAAATCAGCAGTTCTTCTTTGGGGGGATCTATTTTATCTTTGTTCAAATTGAAACTAGTAAAACTTAGTAATGCTCCTATATCTCCATCGTTAGAAGCAACTGTTAATGTAATAGTTAATTACACCAATGGATGTCGTTTCACAGAATATAATAGCAGTTCTTTTTTAAACGTTGATGTACTGACTTTCAATGATGTAATTCGGGTCATTCAGACAATCAATTATCCGAACCTGCCAAAGATTTCTCCTCATGGCGAGAATATGAAAAGCGGTGCTTTGGTTATAAAGTGCATAATGCTTTTTAGTGATTGCCATCAATCGCCACATTTGGTCTTCGGTGCCATAGTGTTGACTTCAGACAAacatcttgatttttttaaaaacttacaatcGATGTACGATCTCAGTATGTTTAGcgattttgttttcaaagtgGGCGATCAATCCTTCCCAGCTCACAAAATAATCCTCTCTGCTCATTCTCCAGTGTTCAAGAATATGATGACCCACGAGTTCGAAGAATCCAAGACCAACAGCGTGACCATTACGGACGCCTCGcctgaaatatttgatttattcctGAGGTATTTGTATTCAGGTGAGATTGAAGTCAAGTGTTGGGATTCATTAAAAGCACTTATCTACTTGTCCCATAAATATGATattggaattttgaaaactaaatgcGCAGAAGCGgcaatttctattttatctgTAGACTCTGCATGTGATATACTTGAAACTGCTTATACCTATTCCGATTCACACTTAAAAACAACCGCTAAACAATTTGCTGTTCAACACTTGAAGGAAATAGTTTTGAGAGAAGATTGGAAGGAACTTGTGACAAATCATCCGTTGATTGGATATGAAGTAACCttagattttgtttcaaaataaactttatattcaaaatattattttataaaagttattatttcatgtatgttttaattttatattttagagaaGTGATTACTAAATTGAAAAGTATCTTTACACCTAACTGTTCTATGAttgcaaatcaaattttatgtttttaaagttttaattgtttaaatttatgaaataacataaaaatgtgTTGATTGGACACGTAATTATC includes:
- the LOC107442710 gene encoding uncharacterized protein isoform X2, encoding MNEKFSKRYEGEWKISTPAHPSVFQNIVTPTFSPLPDDSIKFHFEAFYQQISSSSLGGSILSLFKLKLVKLSNAPISPSLEATVNVIVNYTNGCRFTEYNSSSFLNVDVLTFNDVIRVIQTINYPNLPKISPHGENMKSGALVIKCIMLFSDCHQSPHLVFGAIVLTSDKHLDFFKNLQSMYDLSMFSDFVFKVGDQSFPAHKIILSAHSPVFKNMMTHEFEESKTNSVTITDASPEIFDLFLRYLYSGEIEVKCWDSLKALIYLSHKYDIGILKTKCAEAAISILSVDSACDILETAYTYSDSHLKTTAKQFAVQHLKEIVLREDWKELVTNHPLIGYEVTLDFVSK
- the LOC107442710 gene encoding uncharacterized protein isoform X1, with amino-acid sequence MQFFNSNKTQSVGKVILRGKDLRLVKMNEKFSKRYEGEWKISTPAHPSVFQNIVTPTFSPLPDDSIKFHFEAFYQQISSSSLGGSILSLFKLKLVKLSNAPISPSLEATVNVIVNYTNGCRFTEYNSSSFLNVDVLTFNDVIRVIQTINYPNLPKISPHGENMKSGALVIKCIMLFSDCHQSPHLVFGAIVLTSDKHLDFFKNLQSMYDLSMFSDFVFKVGDQSFPAHKIILSAHSPVFKNMMTHEFEESKTNSVTITDASPEIFDLFLRYLYSGEIEVKCWDSLKALIYLSHKYDIGILKTKCAEAAISILSVDSACDILETAYTYSDSHLKTTAKQFAVQHLKEIVLREDWKELVTNHPLIGYEVTLDFVSK